One segment of Amycolatopsis alba DSM 44262 DNA contains the following:
- a CDS encoding CPBP family intramembrane glutamic endopeptidase — MSATEEARPSRIAERLLADRHSLPLSITLHLAPGVLIVAVYLLIGAPLAESIGYPPFLGWAIAMLLALLPFELGLLLWLGRRRNGRFTLRGVVHYLDKPLSRGKLVAIVIPLIVWFLMVSFALTPMDNFFYERLFRWVPFEGAGGGVTDVLSGYPHSVMVIALAVCIPLTGLAFPVIEELYFRGFLMGRLSRLGRWAPVVSTVLFSLYHLWSPWVFLSRIIFFLPGPWFAWRKKDLRVSIGMHAGLTFLLQTFGTIALLLNLTP; from the coding sequence ATGTCCGCCACAGAAGAGGCTCGACCGAGCCGAATCGCCGAGCGGTTGCTGGCCGACAGGCACTCCTTGCCGCTGTCCATCACGCTGCACCTCGCCCCCGGCGTCCTGATCGTCGCCGTTTACCTGCTCATCGGCGCACCTCTGGCCGAGTCCATCGGCTATCCGCCGTTCCTGGGCTGGGCGATCGCCATGCTCCTGGCCCTCCTGCCGTTCGAGCTCGGCCTGCTGCTGTGGCTGGGCCGCCGGCGCAACGGCCGGTTCACGCTACGTGGAGTGGTGCACTACCTGGACAAGCCACTATCCCGCGGGAAACTCGTCGCCATCGTCATCCCCCTGATCGTGTGGTTCCTTATGGTGTCATTCGCGTTGACGCCCATGGACAACTTCTTCTACGAGCGGCTATTCCGGTGGGTTCCGTTCGAAGGCGCGGGCGGTGGCGTCACCGACGTCCTCTCCGGATACCCGCACTCGGTCATGGTCATCGCGTTGGCGGTCTGCATTCCCCTGACCGGGCTGGCCTTTCCGGTCATCGAGGAGCTGTACTTCCGTGGATTCCTGATGGGCCGCCTGTCCCGGCTGGGCCGATGGGCGCCGGTTGTCAGCACGGTGCTGTTCTCGCTGTACCACCTGTGGTCGCCCTGGGTGTTCCTGTCCAGGATCATCTTCTTTCTCCCCGGGCCCTGGTTCGCCTGGCGGAAGAAGGATCTGCGGGTGTCGATCGGGATGCACGCCGGCCTGACCTTTCTCCTGCAGACATTCGGCACCATCGCCCTCCTGCTGAACCTCACACCGTGA
- a CDS encoding M20 family metallopeptidase — protein MNAIINRGGEHDVLAAAREDHDSVVALTRELVAIPSRGGIDPYEPVLTRLGSWLDRHDLAATVLKDQTGATVGLTCEIHGARPGPRWVLDACLDTAPFGDEAAWTHPPTSAAISDGWLYGRGSADSKSGAAIFCHIAARLASDADRLHGCLVLLVDVDEHTGGFGGAKRFFEGPDAPDDVAGVMIGYPGMDKLVVGGRGVHRVKLHVHGVASHSGGSKTSPSAIEKAANLIRVLSAAELSDSASAEFPMAGKVTVTAIEGGQGYSVTPDLCTLNVDVRTTRTFDDEDAARLLKHLVAQVDDAWPGTQPTLIQVDTRWPAFALAEGSRLRTAILDAARTVGVEVEPKVAGPSNIGNYLAGLNIPATAGFGADYVGLHGTDERIRIDTIPTVQAIYHAAVLALMGA, from the coding sequence GTGAACGCGATCATCAACCGTGGCGGTGAGCACGATGTGCTGGCCGCGGCCCGCGAGGACCACGACTCGGTCGTCGCCCTGACCCGTGAGCTGGTCGCCATCCCCAGCCGCGGCGGGATCGACCCCTATGAACCGGTACTCACCCGGCTGGGCAGCTGGCTGGACCGGCACGACCTGGCCGCCACCGTGCTCAAGGACCAGACCGGCGCCACCGTCGGCCTGACCTGCGAGATCCATGGGGCTCGTCCCGGTCCGCGGTGGGTGCTCGACGCCTGCCTGGACACCGCTCCCTTCGGCGACGAGGCCGCCTGGACCCACCCGCCGACCTCCGCGGCCATCAGCGACGGCTGGCTCTACGGGCGCGGCAGCGCCGATTCCAAGTCCGGTGCCGCGATCTTCTGCCACATCGCCGCCCGGCTAGCCTCCGACGCCGATCGTCTCCACGGCTGCCTGGTCCTGCTGGTCGACGTTGACGAGCACACCGGCGGCTTCGGTGGCGCGAAACGATTCTTCGAGGGTCCCGACGCGCCCGACGACGTGGCCGGCGTGATGATCGGCTACCCCGGCATGGACAAACTCGTCGTCGGCGGACGTGGCGTGCACCGCGTCAAGCTGCATGTGCACGGCGTGGCCTCGCACTCCGGCGGCAGCAAGACCAGCCCGAGCGCCATCGAGAAGGCCGCCAATCTGATCCGGGTGCTGTCCGCCGCCGAGCTCTCCGACAGTGCCAGCGCCGAATTCCCGATGGCGGGCAAGGTCACCGTGACCGCGATCGAGGGCGGCCAGGGCTACTCGGTCACCCCGGACCTGTGCACCCTCAACGTCGATGTCCGCACGACCCGGACCTTCGACGACGAGGACGCCGCCCGCCTGCTCAAGCACCTCGTCGCCCAGGTCGACGACGCCTGGCCCGGAACCCAGCCCACCCTCATCCAGGTCGACACCCGCTGGCCCGCCTTCGCCCTCGCCGAGGGCTCCCGTCTGCGCACCGCCATCCTCGACGCCGCCAGGACGGTCGGCGTCGAGGTCGAGCCCAAGGTCGCCGGGCCGTCCAACATCGGCAACTACCTCGCCGGGTTGAACATCCCGGCCACCGCGGGCTTCGGCGCCGACTACGTCGGCCTGCACGGCACCGACGAACGCATCCGCATCGACACCATCCCCACCGTCCAAGCCATCTACCACGCCGCCGTACTCGCCCTCATGGGTGCCTAG
- a CDS encoding SCO4402 family protein gives MTIWHHGPMDVARPERREDVLSALRVLAAEPLVLDGAGGDARWPGLTDAVHWLVDDTPWDLVDPITSIGTILRDDHEANAVREVVAAIISVSARQGSMSSDAAWFGDSGWREVRRTAADALTCLAR, from the coding sequence ATGACCATCTGGCACCATGGGCCCATGGATGTGGCACGGCCCGAACGGCGTGAGGATGTACTCTCCGCGCTAAGAGTGCTCGCGGCGGAGCCTCTCGTTCTGGATGGTGCGGGCGGCGACGCGCGATGGCCAGGCCTCACCGACGCTGTCCACTGGTTGGTGGACGACACTCCGTGGGACTTGGTGGATCCGATCACTTCGATCGGGACGATCCTCCGCGATGACCACGAGGCCAACGCAGTTCGAGAGGTGGTGGCCGCGATCATTTCCGTGTCGGCACGCCAAGGCTCCATGAGTTCGGACGCGGCTTGGTTCGGTGACAGTGGCTGGCGCGAGGTTCGGCGGACCGCCGCAGACGCACTCACCTGTCTGGCACGGTGA